One window from the genome of Gemmatimonadaceae bacterium encodes:
- a CDS encoding c-type cytochrome has translation MRRWLGWTAMAFLGALAACARTGDAAEAREPGIVRRQQQATAAPPTFVQHPDNIQPGLTLHGGFAQLTNPFDGDRGKIKEGAALFVSYNCMDCHGADGSGAMGPSLADGRWHFGGTPGEIFQSIYEGRPEGMPAWGGRIADDQIWRLVAYVQSLGVGKDVSTENFTGKTIQKMGH, from the coding sequence ATGCGGCGATGGCTTGGCTGGACGGCAATGGCATTCTTGGGCGCCTTGGCCGCATGCGCCCGAACCGGTGACGCCGCCGAGGCGCGCGAGCCCGGGATTGTTAGGCGCCAACAGCAGGCGACCGCCGCGCCGCCCACCTTCGTTCAACACCCTGACAACATCCAGCCCGGGCTCACCCTCCACGGCGGATTCGCCCAGCTCACCAATCCCTTCGACGGCGATCGCGGAAAAATCAAGGAGGGCGCCGCGCTCTTCGTCTCCTACAATTGCATGGATTGCCACGGCGCCGACGGCTCCGGTGCGATGGGACCGAGCCTCGCCGACGGGCGCTGGCATTTCGGTGGAACCCCTGGCGAAATCTTCCAGTCCATTTACGAAGGGCGGCCCGAGGGCATGCCCGCGTGGGGAGGTCGCATCGCCGACGACCAGATCTGGCGACTCGTCGCCTATGTTCAATCGTTAGGCGTTGGCAAGGACGTCTCGACCGAGAACTTCACTGGCAAGACGATTCAGAAGATGGGACACTGA
- a CDS encoding C40 family peptidase translates to MKQLKISSHRALLVASALMLFFPQRPLTAQGPGLFDFFFARKDSPTDPLFAGLSLTGYSGVWGFRVGGALNFNNGDNGSSQNDPYNYRCDRSQCRYYGGQSYDYGYGLPIGVSGWSVDADLILAPFRNLPVGKSILLGFSPYAFVGIGGVGVSPNNAPDTSQATWSYGVGVHHDVLGWLGLSAEARSRRSLHSDSVIAIGSTRNWEFRAGLSISFGGHHEESVATTATGVIMPIESAELDHFETAESAARITARVLDRAEGLVETPYLLGGTDPNTGFDAAGFVQYVFAQEGVSLPRTAHAMAELGDEISTQAGSLRPGDLLFFGNDGTNIDHVAIFAGHDRIIHSTASGGGVRYDVLDEGRRGEWFSNHLIIARRIVAEGKARPRVRQDDSRGEGELDPPDQAPRSNRSSEE, encoded by the coding sequence ATGAAGCAGCTAAAGATTTCAAGCCACCGTGCCCTGCTCGTTGCTAGCGCTCTGATGTTGTTCTTTCCCCAACGACCACTCACCGCGCAAGGACCAGGTCTGTTCGACTTCTTTTTCGCGCGGAAGGACTCACCGACCGATCCTCTCTTCGCCGGCCTGAGCCTCACTGGCTACAGTGGTGTCTGGGGATTCCGAGTGGGCGGCGCACTCAACTTCAACAACGGCGACAACGGTTCCAGTCAGAACGACCCGTACAATTACCGCTGCGATCGATCTCAATGTCGGTACTACGGCGGTCAGAGCTACGACTACGGCTATGGTTTGCCGATTGGCGTCAGCGGCTGGTCCGTCGACGCGGATCTGATTCTCGCTCCATTTCGCAATTTGCCAGTCGGTAAATCAATTCTGCTCGGCTTTTCGCCGTATGCCTTCGTCGGCATTGGCGGCGTGGGTGTGAGTCCCAACAATGCGCCCGACACGAGCCAGGCGACGTGGAGCTACGGAGTCGGCGTTCATCACGATGTGCTTGGCTGGCTCGGTCTGAGTGCGGAGGCGCGCAGCCGCAGGTCGTTACATAGCGACAGCGTCATCGCAATTGGCTCGACACGCAATTGGGAATTCCGCGCGGGATTGTCGATCAGCTTCGGTGGACATCATGAAGAATCGGTCGCAACCACCGCGACCGGAGTCATCATGCCTATCGAGTCTGCGGAACTGGATCATTTCGAGACGGCGGAGTCGGCGGCACGAATTACTGCCCGAGTTCTCGATCGTGCAGAGGGTTTGGTGGAAACGCCGTACCTCCTGGGCGGGACGGATCCAAATACGGGATTTGACGCGGCGGGGTTCGTGCAGTACGTCTTTGCACAGGAAGGCGTGTCTTTGCCGCGCACGGCGCACGCGATGGCAGAACTGGGCGATGAAATCTCGACGCAAGCTGGTTCGCTGCGTCCTGGTGATTTGCTCTTCTTCGGCAACGATGGAACCAACATCGATCACGTCGCGATCTTCGCCGGTCACGACCGAATCATTCACTCGACGGCGAGTGGAGGTGGCGTCCGCTACGACGTACTCGATGAAGGTCGGCGTGGCGAGTGGTTCTCGAACCATCTGATCATCGCGCGTCGAATCGTCGCCGAAGGCAAAGCACGGCCGCGCGTGCGGCAAGACGACTCGCGCGGCGAGGGCGAGCTCGATCCACCGGATCAGGCGCCGCGCTCCAATCGCTCGAGTGAAGAATAG
- a CDS encoding TonB family protein produces the protein MTTARIALPFAVAFTVLPAPCKAQTVQGILVSEKTRQPIGNARVLLVDSLGRVASEAVTDTGLAGAFYLTAEVPGRYEVRILVGRGGLSFSPRFSLDSNQVVEKTFVAPDWPKEILEAYLPDDVAKPVALLRDMPRPRYPDRLRARRRAGVAHVRFVVDSEGRPVIPTFQVIESDDQMFSQAVLTCVTQSRFAPAERDGVPVPQIFDFTVDFGFGDAPPKISVKNGVIVRALGVIRWSP, from the coding sequence ATGACTACCGCTCGAATAGCGCTCCCGTTCGCTGTCGCCTTCACGGTACTTCCTGCTCCCTGCAAGGCGCAGACAGTCCAGGGAATTCTCGTCAGCGAGAAGACGCGCCAGCCGATCGGGAATGCTCGGGTGTTGCTCGTCGACAGCCTCGGTCGCGTCGCGTCCGAAGCTGTTACCGACACCGGGCTAGCGGGCGCTTTCTATCTCACGGCAGAAGTTCCCGGCCGATACGAAGTGCGCATCCTTGTGGGGCGCGGCGGCCTGTCGTTCAGCCCCCGCTTCTCACTCGACTCGAATCAAGTCGTCGAGAAGACTTTTGTCGCGCCTGATTGGCCGAAGGAGATACTCGAGGCCTATCTGCCTGACGATGTCGCCAAGCCCGTCGCGCTTCTGCGGGACATGCCACGACCGCGCTATCCCGATCGGTTGCGCGCCCGGAGACGCGCAGGAGTTGCGCACGTAAGATTCGTCGTTGACTCGGAAGGACGCCCGGTCATCCCCACGTTCCAAGTGATAGAATCCGACGATCAGATGTTCTCGCAGGCGGTCCTTACCTGCGTCACACAATCGCGGTTTGCTCCCGCCGAGCGCGATGGTGTGCCCGTACCGCAGATTTTTGATTTCACAGTCGATTTCGGCTTCGGCGACGCACCGCCGAAGATCAGTGTCAAGAACGGCGTCATTGTGCGTGCCCTCGGCGTCATCCGGTGGTCGCCATAA
- a CDS encoding outer membrane beta-barrel protein yields MTARPRHLTLRTLLSISGCILAADITCPKNVQAQLPGSTSYSFTAAAGLAVPTGDLSNTVNSGYNVSVALGMHQALTPFSLRVEGSFTEMPWSDNTGESGAKHRIFGLALDGLFNVGTPSTNGGLYLTGGVGTYGTNDVNTFFGDTNRDWNFGFNAGLGYYLPLTGFSVIFEGRYTYIGSNPSQSFFPITVGVTF; encoded by the coding sequence ATGACCGCACGTCCCCGTCACCTCACGTTACGAACATTGCTTTCCATCAGTGGCTGTATTCTCGCGGCCGACATCACGTGTCCCAAGAACGTGCAAGCCCAGCTTCCGGGCTCCACGAGCTATTCGTTCACCGCCGCCGCCGGCCTCGCGGTGCCAACAGGTGACCTCTCGAACACAGTGAACTCGGGCTACAACGTCTCGGTCGCACTGGGAATGCATCAGGCGCTCACGCCCTTTAGCCTGCGCGTCGAGGGCAGCTTCACCGAGATGCCATGGAGCGACAACACAGGCGAGTCCGGCGCAAAACATCGCATCTTCGGACTCGCGCTCGACGGTCTCTTTAACGTCGGCACGCCGTCGACGAATGGGGGACTCTATCTCACGGGCGGTGTCGGGACGTACGGCACAAACGACGTGAACACCTTTTTCGGTGACACGAATCGTGACTGGAATTTCGGCTTCAACGCGGGGCTCGGCTACTATCTCCCGCTCACCGGGTTCAGCGTGATCTTCGAAGGCCGCTACACGTACATCGGTAGCAACCCGAGTCAGAGTTTCTTTCCGATTACGGTTGGGGTGACGTTCTAG
- a CDS encoding zinc-binding dehydrogenase: MKQTYRACVMPGAHQPLEIRELPAPDLEPGAALLHTMYSEVCGTDVHLHHGRLDVPFPIVPGHVSVGTIATLRNGNVKVRDVEGELLKEGDVVTFLDVHETCNACYHCLVAQQPTRCTKRRVYGITYSANDGLLGGWAQGIWMKPGVKMIRLPKNLTPETFIGGGCGLVTALHAIDLAHVRLGESVAVLGVGPVGQSIVALSALSGASDVIAVGAPDDRLAFARRMGATQTLGLDLTSGDRVAAVRDATRSRGADIVIEASGSADAVSQALDMVRDGGRVVICGHYTDNGPVQIHPHWQINRKHVEIHGCWGSQYHHFHRAVQLASRFADRVPWAEMVSGRYELDHAGDALAAVESRAAIKALIVP, from the coding sequence GTGAAGCAAACGTACCGGGCCTGCGTCATGCCCGGTGCGCACCAACCGCTCGAGATTCGTGAGCTCCCTGCTCCCGATCTCGAGCCCGGTGCGGCGCTGCTCCATACGATGTACTCCGAGGTGTGCGGCACCGACGTGCACCTGCATCATGGCCGTCTGGACGTTCCCTTTCCAATCGTCCCCGGCCACGTATCGGTCGGGACCATCGCCACATTACGAAACGGCAACGTCAAAGTCCGCGATGTGGAAGGGGAGCTATTGAAAGAAGGCGACGTCGTCACCTTCCTCGATGTCCACGAGACGTGCAACGCCTGCTATCACTGTCTCGTGGCCCAACAGCCGACGCGCTGCACGAAGCGTCGCGTCTACGGCATCACCTACAGCGCGAACGATGGCTTGTTAGGCGGCTGGGCACAGGGTATCTGGATGAAGCCCGGTGTGAAGATGATCCGTCTGCCGAAGAATCTCACGCCGGAGACATTCATCGGCGGCGGCTGTGGTCTTGTTACCGCGCTTCATGCCATCGATCTCGCTCACGTTAGGCTGGGCGAGTCTGTCGCCGTCCTGGGCGTCGGACCGGTTGGGCAATCGATCGTGGCTCTCTCGGCGCTCTCGGGCGCGAGCGATGTGATCGCCGTCGGCGCGCCGGACGATCGTCTCGCCTTTGCGCGCCGCATGGGAGCAACGCAAACACTCGGCCTCGACCTAACGAGTGGCGACCGCGTTGCCGCAGTGCGTGATGCAACGAGGAGCCGCGGCGCCGACATCGTGATCGAGGCGAGCGGCAGCGCTGACGCAGTGTCCCAGGCGCTCGACATGGTGCGTGACGGCGGACGCGTCGTCATCTGCGGCCACTACACCGACAACGGTCCCGTCCAGATTCATCCCCACTGGCAGATCAACCGCAAGCACGTCGAGATCCACGGCTGCTGGGGATCGCAGTACCATCACTTTCACCGCGCGGTGCAGCTCGCGTCTCGATTTGCCGATCGCGTGCCCTGGGCCGAAATGGTCAGCGGACGGTATGAGCTCGATCATGCCGGTGACGCTCTCGCAGCCGTCGAATCGCGAGCTGCGATCAAGGCGCTGATCGTGCCCTGA
- a CDS encoding S9 family peptidase has product MNNRIEEDSTMLRVHKVTTTAALALISLAGLAMAQGAAAQSAKRPMTIDDMMALKNVGGVAISPNGSLVVHTVSGWEHPAANPAKGDTALGDKHEVRSHLWLVPADGSRPPRQITFSERGESQPQWSPDGSAIAFLSARGAAAGDEQPRPEIHLLRLDGGEAEKITNAKDGVTGFSWSPDGKRIAFLSVDSLTKTTDAARKRKDDAQVYEGDFRLSHVWVVDVATKKENELLHTTEFTVRGAPTWSPDSRRIAYVTTPSTLLRDERRNAFIVDATTGQAERIDAGAAVQGTPAWSPDGRTLALETLRQTHPMVPDSMQFREILDSHLELYDVATKRSRDMSAGFDNSPGAMTWSADSKSLYFTAGDHVYSSVFRFDVASSKYSQLTQREIVRGVSFDKSGAHVAFVMDSPISPGNVYASDATFASARKLTDANPQLVNFALGESEVVTWKSSDGQQVEGVLLKPVGYRAGQRYPLLVDIHGGPTGAHNIGFKANWGSPGQFWAGQGWAVLYPNPRGSTGYGEKFMRGNVPDWGGGDYRDIMAGVDAMVARGVADNDKLAVSGWSYGGYMTSWVVTQTNRFKAAMEGAGLTDLVSMYGTTDIPGYIASFFNGVPNKQTMEFYRQRSAITFVDNVTTPLLILHGGNDQRVPIGQPMEYFRQLKDRGKTVQLVFFPREGHGFSEYYHQMDKVRREFDWINRYTLGAPKSVSSR; this is encoded by the coding sequence ATGAACAACAGGATCGAGGAGGACAGCACGATGTTACGTGTTCATAAGGTCACCACCACCGCTGCACTGGCGCTCATTTCGCTGGCCGGACTGGCGATGGCGCAAGGCGCCGCCGCCCAATCGGCCAAGCGCCCGATGACGATCGACGACATGATGGCTTTAAAGAACGTCGGCGGGGTCGCGATCTCGCCGAATGGCTCTCTTGTCGTTCACACCGTCAGTGGCTGGGAACACCCCGCCGCCAACCCGGCGAAAGGCGATACCGCGCTCGGAGATAAGCACGAGGTGAGATCGCACCTCTGGCTCGTCCCTGCCGACGGGTCCCGACCACCACGACAGATCACATTCAGCGAGCGCGGCGAGTCCCAGCCCCAATGGTCGCCCGATGGCTCGGCCATCGCCTTTCTCTCGGCGCGCGGTGCCGCAGCTGGAGACGAGCAGCCACGCCCGGAAATCCATCTCTTGCGCCTCGATGGCGGCGAGGCCGAGAAAATCACGAACGCCAAGGACGGTGTCACGGGCTTCAGCTGGTCGCCCGACGGCAAGCGTATCGCCTTCCTGAGCGTCGACTCGCTGACAAAGACGACCGACGCCGCGCGCAAGCGAAAGGACGACGCGCAGGTGTACGAGGGAGACTTCCGACTCTCCCACGTCTGGGTCGTCGACGTCGCCACGAAGAAGGAGAACGAGCTGCTGCACACGACGGAGTTCACGGTGCGCGGCGCGCCGACCTGGTCGCCTGATTCGCGGCGCATCGCCTACGTGACGACGCCGTCCACGCTGCTGCGTGACGAGCGCCGTAATGCGTTCATCGTCGACGCGACGACCGGTCAGGCCGAGCGCATCGACGCTGGCGCAGCTGTACAGGGGACGCCGGCGTGGTCGCCGGATGGACGCACGCTCGCACTGGAGACACTGCGGCAAACGCACCCGATGGTGCCGGACAGCATGCAGTTCCGGGAGATTCTGGACTCCCATCTCGAGCTCTACGACGTCGCAACGAAGCGCAGCCGCGACATGAGCGCCGGCTTCGATAATTCGCCGGGCGCGATGACCTGGAGCGCCGATAGCAAGTCGCTCTATTTCACGGCGGGCGACCACGTTTACTCGAGCGTTTTCCGCTTCGACGTCGCCAGCAGCAAGTACAGCCAACTCACGCAACGGGAGATCGTGCGCGGCGTGTCGTTCGACAAGAGCGGCGCGCACGTCGCTTTCGTGATGGACTCCCCGATATCGCCCGGCAACGTCTATGCGTCCGACGCGACATTCGCCTCGGCGCGCAAGCTGACTGACGCCAACCCGCAGCTCGTGAACTTCGCGTTAGGCGAGAGCGAAGTCGTCACGTGGAAGAGCTCCGATGGTCAGCAGGTCGAAGGCGTACTGCTCAAGCCTGTGGGATATCGCGCTGGCCAGCGCTACCCGCTGCTGGTCGACATCCACGGTGGCCCGACGGGCGCGCACAACATCGGATTCAAGGCGAACTGGGGCTCGCCCGGCCAGTTCTGGGCGGGCCAGGGATGGGCGGTGCTGTATCCGAACCCGCGCGGCTCGACGGGCTATGGCGAGAAGTTCATGCGCGGCAACGTCCCGGATTGGGGCGGCGGCGACTACCGCGACATCATGGCGGGCGTCGACGCGATGGTCGCGAGGGGCGTCGCGGATAACGACAAACTCGCGGTGAGCGGGTGGAGCTACGGCGGCTACATGACGTCGTGGGTGGTGACACAGACGAATCGCTTCAAGGCGGCGATGGAAGGCGCGGGGCTCACGGATCTCGTGAGCATGTATGGAACGACGGACATTCCGGGCTACATCGCGTCGTTCTTCAACGGCGTGCCTAACAAGCAGACGATGGAGTTCTACCGGCAGCGTTCGGCAATCACTTTTGTCGACAACGTGACGACGCCCTTGCTCATCCTCCACGGCGGCAACGACCAGCGCGTCCCGATCGGCCAACCGATGGAGTACTTCCGTCAGCTCAAGGATCGCGGCAAGACGGTGCAGCTCGTGTTCTTCCCGCGCGAGGGCCACGGCTTTAGCGAATACTATCACCAGATGGACAAGGTTCGCCGCGAGTTCGACTGGATCAACCGCTACACGTTAGGTGCTCCGAAGAGTGTTTCCTCCCGCTGA
- a CDS encoding methanol/ethanol family PQQ-dependent dehydrogenase — MLRVLMRKWHVFVVSLGVAACKQVGTNADTTAARNAQSGTPIVADARIGTPNPPTGVAEGDWAMPARDYASSRYSSLTQVTSANAKNLKASWTFSTGVLRGHEGQPLVVNKTMYLVTPYPNVAYAIDLTQPGYPLKWKYRPENSQAAVGTACCDVVNRGAAYAEGKLVYNLLDGHTVAVDAENGKQLWRVQMADLNRGETITMAPIIVKNRVIVGSSGGEMGVRGWIAALDLATGRELWRAYNTGSDADVKIGPRFKPFYATERGKDLGLTSWPGDAWKIGGGAVWGWLSYDPALNLVYHGTSNPGPWNQDVRPGDNKWTCAILARDADTGELVWAFQVTPHDLWDYDAVNENILVDMPVKGQARKALVHFDRNGFAYTLDRATGEVLLAQPFVPMNWAKYINLQTGRPEIDTSKATKQGKLVKNICPSLEGGKNQQPAAFSPQTGLFYVPTNNLCMDFESRPVSYIAGTPYIGANAPETGGPGNYKGEFIAWDAANGRKVWGVPEPFPVWGGALVTAGNVVFYGTLDGWFKAVNARTGELLWQFRVGSGVVGNPITYLGPDGKQYVAVYSGIGGDMGLLIAGDVAANLPFDVRERGTTLPDLARYTSWGGMLFVFAL, encoded by the coding sequence ATGCTCAGGGTCCTAATGCGAAAATGGCACGTCTTCGTCGTCTCGCTAGGTGTTGCGGCCTGTAAGCAGGTAGGAACGAACGCCGACACGACCGCGGCGCGGAATGCACAGAGCGGCACGCCGATCGTGGCGGACGCGCGCATCGGCACGCCAAATCCGCCAACGGGCGTCGCCGAAGGCGACTGGGCGATGCCGGCGCGCGATTACGCGAGCAGCCGATACAGCTCCCTCACGCAAGTCACGTCCGCGAACGCCAAGAATCTCAAGGCATCGTGGACATTCTCGACCGGTGTACTGCGCGGCCACGAAGGACAGCCGCTGGTCGTGAACAAGACGATGTATCTGGTGACACCCTACCCTAACGTCGCCTACGCCATCGATCTCACTCAGCCCGGATATCCGCTGAAGTGGAAGTATCGGCCGGAGAATTCACAGGCTGCCGTTGGCACGGCGTGTTGCGACGTGGTCAACCGCGGCGCGGCGTACGCCGAGGGTAAGCTCGTTTATAACTTGCTCGACGGCCACACGGTCGCCGTCGACGCCGAGAACGGCAAGCAGCTCTGGCGCGTGCAGATGGCGGATCTCAATCGCGGCGAGACGATCACGATGGCTCCGATCATCGTGAAGAACCGTGTCATCGTTGGCTCGAGCGGTGGCGAGATGGGCGTCCGTGGCTGGATCGCCGCGCTCGACCTCGCTACGGGTCGTGAGCTCTGGCGCGCCTACAACACCGGCTCCGACGCCGACGTCAAGATCGGTCCCCGCTTCAAGCCGTTTTACGCAACCGAGCGTGGCAAGGACCTCGGCCTAACGAGTTGGCCCGGTGACGCGTGGAAGATCGGCGGCGGCGCGGTGTGGGGCTGGCTCTCGTACGACCCGGCGCTCAACCTCGTGTATCACGGAACGTCGAACCCGGGACCGTGGAACCAGGATGTCCGCCCCGGCGACAACAAATGGACGTGCGCGATTCTCGCGCGCGATGCCGACACTGGGGAACTTGTCTGGGCGTTCCAGGTCACGCCGCACGATCTCTGGGATTACGACGCGGTCAACGAGAACATCCTCGTCGACATGCCGGTGAAGGGACAGGCGCGCAAAGCCCTTGTCCACTTCGATCGCAACGGCTTTGCGTACACGTTGGATCGAGCCACTGGCGAGGTTTTGCTCGCGCAGCCCTTCGTCCCGATGAACTGGGCGAAGTACATCAATCTGCAAACTGGCCGTCCGGAAATCGATACGAGTAAGGCCACGAAGCAAGGCAAGCTCGTGAAGAACATCTGCCCGTCGCTCGAGGGCGGAAAGAACCAGCAGCCGGCAGCGTTCTCGCCGCAGACGGGACTCTTCTACGTGCCGACGAACAATCTCTGTATGGATTTCGAAAGTCGGCCCGTGAGCTACATCGCGGGAACGCCGTACATCGGTGCAAACGCCCCGGAGACGGGCGGTCCCGGCAACTACAAAGGCGAGTTCATCGCGTGGGACGCGGCGAACGGACGGAAAGTCTGGGGCGTTCCTGAGCCGTTTCCGGTCTGGGGCGGCGCTCTCGTCACGGCGGGTAACGTCGTTTTCTACGGCACGCTGGATGGTTGGTTCAAGGCCGTGAACGCGCGCACGGGCGAGCTGCTCTGGCAATTCCGCGTCGGATCGGGAGTCGTTGGGAATCCGATCACGTACCTGGGCCCGGATGGCAAGCAGTACGTCGCGGTGTACTCGGGCATCGGTGGCGATATGGGTTTGCTCATCGCCGGCGACGTGGCGGCAAACTTGCCATTCGATGTTCGCGAACGCGGGACGACGCTGCCAGATCTGGCGCGATACACGTCATGGGGGGGAATGCTGTTCGTGTTCGCGCTGTAA
- a CDS encoding MarR family winged helix-turn-helix transcriptional regulator: MTLDQAVEQVQLTYPQVYHACHTRHQRKRSTDHRLSQRDAAILAHCSPDAARVPAQLARHLAIARSTLSEALKKLELLGYVRRVAGAKGDGRQVGILLTLEGLRAVRDTSVLEAVRLEAVLRCATHADRAAIAAGFTALADACRRFREGIASSKGGRT, encoded by the coding sequence ATGACGCTCGATCAAGCAGTCGAACAGGTTCAGCTCACCTACCCGCAGGTGTACCACGCGTGTCACACGCGGCACCAGCGGAAGCGGTCAACGGATCACCGACTCTCGCAACGAGACGCGGCGATCCTTGCCCACTGCAGCCCCGATGCAGCGCGTGTGCCGGCGCAACTTGCGCGGCATCTCGCCATTGCGAGGTCGACGCTTTCGGAAGCACTCAAGAAGCTCGAGCTCCTTGGTTATGTCCGTCGCGTCGCCGGCGCGAAGGGGGACGGACGCCAAGTGGGCATTCTCCTGACGCTGGAAGGACTTCGGGCCGTACGCGATACGTCGGTCCTCGAAGCGGTCAGGCTCGAGGCGGTGCTTCGCTGTGCGACACACGCGGATCGCGCCGCAATCGCCGCCGGATTCACGGCGCTGGCCGATGCGTGCCGGCGTTTTCGCGAGGGCATCGCGTCCTCGAAAGGAGGCAGGACCTGA
- a CDS encoding PDZ domain-containing protein has translation MRGYTTLFAAAVLALSTAPCSAHAQFRRFPTDQGSPRRTSTNTPSDNDAPDTRTLLGLTLGSSGTDRDTLGLLVTQVMRDGPADRAGIDEGNRLADIDGVSLRLDPSDIGRTGAADAVMRRLNRTLKGLRDGEQATIRLFGAGRFKTVTVQVSLPTPNGGITAATPMATPPSAPTAVAVATDASTRANTVATALQTLADLQAQLRRMSDDEGMSPLGDSLAQSARDLAAIQRRLRAAQEMRRRNDDVGDRSSTRRAGNVDVPGLTLSPVSDDLADYFGDGSERGLLVLQADASWSPIRNGDVLLSIDGAPVSADRLRAALESRQPARLDLLRRRRQMTVTLNGRE, from the coding sequence ATGAGAGGATACACAACATTGTTCGCCGCGGCGGTGCTCGCTCTGAGCACCGCCCCGTGCTCCGCGCACGCGCAATTTCGCCGCTTTCCGACTGATCAAGGATCGCCGCGGCGCACGAGCACGAACACGCCCAGCGACAACGATGCGCCTGATACGCGCACGTTGCTCGGCCTCACCCTCGGATCATCGGGCACCGATCGCGACACCTTGGGTCTGCTCGTCACCCAAGTGATGCGCGACGGGCCCGCGGATCGCGCCGGCATCGATGAGGGGAATCGCCTCGCCGACATCGATGGCGTCAGCTTGCGGCTCGATCCGTCAGACATCGGCCGTACCGGCGCGGCCGACGCCGTGATGCGCCGGCTGAACCGCACGCTCAAAGGCTTGCGTGATGGCGAACAGGCGACAATTCGTCTCTTCGGCGCCGGTCGCTTCAAAACCGTCACGGTCCAGGTGAGCCTACCAACGCCTAACGGTGGGATCACGGCGGCAACGCCGATGGCGACTCCACCATCGGCTCCCACCGCCGTCGCCGTCGCCACCGATGCATCGACTCGCGCGAACACGGTGGCCACCGCGCTCCAGACGCTCGCCGATCTGCAGGCGCAGCTCCGGCGCATGTCCGACGACGAAGGCATGTCGCCGCTCGGCGACTCGCTCGCACAGTCGGCGCGCGATCTCGCCGCGATTCAGCGGCGGCTTCGTGCCGCGCAGGAGATGCGTCGTCGCAACGACGACGTCGGTGATCGCTCATCGACGCGCCGTGCTGGCAACGTCGACGTTCCCGGGCTCACGCTAAGCCCGGTGAGCGACGACCTCGCCGATTACTTCGGCGATGGCAGCGAGCGTGGCTTGCTCGTGCTACAGGCGGATGCCTCGTGGTCGCCAATTCGGAACGGCGACGTGCTCCTCAGCATCGATGGCGCGCCGGTGAGCGCCGATCGTCTGCGGGCCGCGTTGGAATCGCGTCAGCCCGCGCGCCTCGATTTGCTTCGTCGTCGCCGGCAGATGACCGTCACGCTAAACGGTCGCGAATAA
- a CDS encoding SRPBCC family protein, which translates to MRFVYIGIGTLVVVIAIIAVGGWMLPARHSASVARTYKASPRALFGLITDVGSFPVWRREVAGVEVLPDDNGRARWREKTKNGPPITYVVERSVPDELLVGRIADTNLPFGGAWTYELTPAGDGATTLRITEDGEVYNPIFRFVSRFVMGHDATIKQYLSAVGTRFPEVAENAAGR; encoded by the coding sequence ATGCGTTTTGTGTACATCGGCATCGGGACGCTCGTCGTGGTAATCGCGATTATCGCCGTGGGGGGTTGGATGCTGCCGGCTCGTCACAGTGCGAGCGTCGCGAGGACCTACAAGGCGTCGCCTCGCGCGTTATTCGGACTGATCACGGACGTCGGCTCGTTCCCCGTCTGGCGGCGCGAGGTAGCGGGAGTCGAAGTCCTTCCCGACGACAATGGGCGCGCACGCTGGCGGGAGAAAACGAAGAACGGACCGCCGATTACCTATGTCGTGGAGCGATCGGTCCCGGATGAATTGCTCGTCGGACGGATTGCAGACACGAATCTTCCCTTTGGCGGTGCGTGGACCTACGAGCTGACACCGGCAGGGGACGGCGCGACGACACTTCGGATTACCGAGGATGGCGAGGTGTACAATCCGATCTTTCGATTCGTGTCGCGTTTCGTGATGGGACACGACGCGACGATCAAGCAATACCTGAGTGCGGTGGGGACGCGATTTCCCGAGGTCGCCGAAAACGCTGCCGGTCGATGA